The proteins below are encoded in one region of Deltaproteobacteria bacterium:
- a CDS encoding VWA domain-containing protein, which yields MRATVRRRSPRPWAPLRTALAAAAHLAPAAALAACSSIGSPGSVTGGADAGAGGGGGGGGGDEFVDAAVCDQVEPIEITAVPPPDLLLVVDKSGSMEEPLGTGQQKWQVMRGALIDLVTAYDSGINFGLALYPDDDTCAPGSVRSAIAPQNSSAITTALNATRPDGGTPTHTTLQAALAYYNSIPVNPQGRYVLLATDGQPNCKNIADPTDPAINESIQAITALRNAGIPTYVLGFGDGINSDPTTLQAMANAGGTLTYYAANSPAELQAALDAIAGEINVPSCTFALEEVPEDVGELGVYFDDVPVPRNPSHADGWDYDPATNSITFYGATCDQLQSGSVGEVRVDYGCGGGPIVK from the coding sequence CCTGGGCGCCGCTCCGCACCGCGCTGGCGGCCGCCGCGCACCTCGCGCCGGCGGCCGCGCTGGCCGCCTGCTCGTCGATCGGCAGCCCGGGATCGGTCACCGGCGGAGCCGACGCCGGTGCCGGTGGCGGTGGCGGCGGCGGAGGCGGGGACGAGTTCGTCGACGCGGCCGTGTGCGACCAGGTCGAGCCGATCGAGATCACGGCCGTCCCGCCGCCCGACCTGCTGCTCGTCGTCGACAAGTCCGGTTCCATGGAGGAGCCGCTCGGTACCGGCCAGCAGAAATGGCAGGTGATGCGCGGCGCCCTCATCGACCTCGTGACCGCGTACGACAGCGGCATCAACTTCGGGCTCGCGCTCTACCCGGACGACGACACATGCGCACCCGGGTCGGTGCGCTCCGCGATCGCCCCGCAAAACAGCAGTGCGATCACGACGGCGCTCAACGCGACCCGTCCAGACGGCGGCACGCCGACGCACACGACGCTGCAGGCCGCGCTGGCCTACTACAACTCGATCCCGGTCAATCCGCAGGGGCGATATGTGTTGTTGGCCACGGACGGACAGCCCAACTGCAAGAACATCGCCGACCCGACCGATCCCGCGATCAACGAGTCGATTCAGGCGATCACCGCGCTGCGCAATGCCGGCATCCCGACCTACGTGCTCGGGTTCGGCGACGGCATCAACAGCGACCCGACGACCCTGCAGGCGATGGCCAATGCGGGCGGCACGTTGACCTACTACGCGGCCAACTCGCCCGCCGAGCTGCAGGCCGCGCTCGACGCCATCGCCGGCGAGATCAACGTGCCGTCGTGTACCTTCGCGCTCGAGGAAGTGCCGGAGGACGTCGGCGAACTCGGCGTGTACTTCGACGACGTCCCGGTTCCGCGCAATCCGTCGCACGCCGACGGCTGGGACTACGATCCGGCGACCAATTCGATCACGTTCTACGGCGCCACGTGCGACCAGCTGCAAAGCGGCAGCGTGGGCGAAGTCCGCGTCGACTACGGCTGCGGCGGCGGTCCGATCGTCAAGTGA